The nucleotide sequence GTAGATCTCCGCCGCCCGTTCCTCGCTGACGGGCTTGGAATGTGGGTTCGTGCCAGTCCCGATGTCACACGCCTTGCAGCCGTGCTCGCGGAAGTAGTGGTGTTGCTCTTCGAACGCCGAGAGGAAGCCATCGAAGGTGGAAACGTCACTCTCCGTGACGGCGTCGAGTTCCTCGACGAAGGTCGACCACTCGGCGTTGTCGATCTTCATTCCTCGATCGGGCCGGAACGTCGGGTGGAGTTCGACGTCCTCGACCTCCTCGGCGAATCGCTCGTGCGCTTGGAGTCGGGAGGTCGGGTCGTCAGTACTGCAGATGATCTCGACGTCCATCTCCCGGAGGACTGCCTGGGGGCGCATGTCGTCAGTCTGAAGTTGGGCTTTGGTCTCCTCCCAGATCTCGTCAGCCGTCTCCGGGGTGACTTCCTTGTCGATGCCAAAGCGGCGCTTGAGGTCGAGATGGAGCCACTCGTAGGTGGGGTTGCCGGCCATCATCGGCAGCGTCTCGGCCAGGGCGTTCCACTTCTCACGATTGGTGGCGTCGCCGGTGATCTTTGCTTCCGGGACGCCGCGCTTGCGCATGAGTTGCCAGATATAGTGGTCGGTCGCGCCCTCGACCGCCCAGATGTCGTCCCAGGTATCGTTCGCGAGGATATCGTCCAGATCGATGTGGTTGTGGGGATCGACGATCGGTCGATCGGCGATGTGGTCGTACAGGTCGAGCGCCGCGTCGGTCTCCAGTAAATAGTCGTCGTCGAGGAACGCCATGTCGTCACGTCCGACCCGCCAGCAGTAAGTAGTTACGAGATTCTCGCCTATTCCTCGACGGCCTCGAGCAGTCCCTTCATGTAGCCGACAGCGAACAGCCGGCCCATGTCGGTGTAGCCGGCCATCGTCTCCTCGCGGTCCTCCTCGCCGACCATCCGCGGGACGTGATCCGGCCGGATCGGCCCATCAAAGCCGACGTCGGCGTAGGTCTGCATGGTCGAGAGCATGTCCGTCGGCCCGTCGTCGTGCCAGGTCTCGGCGAAGGAGTCGGGCGTCCCCTCGACGTCCCGGAAGTGGACGAAGTGGATCTTCTCGGCGAGCGCCTCGATCGCCTCCTCGGTGTCGACTTCCATCGCCCCGAAGTTGCCCTGACAGAAGTTGACGCCGTGGTTCGGGCTGTCATAGAGGTCCAGAATGCGCTCGTAATCTTCGAGGGAGGTGACGATCCGTGGGACGCCACGGACCGGCGACAGCGGCGGGTCGTCCGGGTGCAGCGCCATCTTGACGCCGGCCTCCTCGGCGACGGGGACGACCTCGTTCAGGAAGTACTCCAGGTTGTCCCAGAGCTCTTCCTCGGTGATGCCGGCCTCGGGGTGGTCTTCGGCCTGCTCCATCCACTTGTGATCGTAGCCGATCCGCTTGGAGCCGCCGCGGCCGGGTAGCGAGTCGGAGGTTCGAATAACGCCCAGCGGGAGCTCCGTCCACACCCAGCTGTAGACGTCGATGTCGAGCCGGCCCATGTTCCGCAGCAGCTGCTTGACGGCCTCGATCTCCTCGTCGCGGCCCTCCTTACCCAAGACCGTCTTCTCCATCGGCGGGCGGTCCTCGACGACATCCAGCGAGAAGCCGTGGTCCTCGAAGCGGCTCTTGGTCTGCATCAGCGTGTCGTAGTCCCACCACTCGCCCTCGACGCCCCAGAAGCGCACGACGGCGGTGTCGACGCCGAGTTGCTTGGCGAAGGTCCAGCGCTCGTCGGGATGCGGCGGGAGCATCAGTGCTGTATCCATGACCGCGACTTTCGAACGTGGACAATTCTTTCTTTCGTTGTGGCCGTCGGTCCCGTCATCGAACGACGGCTCTCGGGACGGGCGAAATGCCAGCAGGGAGGCTGTATCGACGGCTTGAAGTGAGTAACTGGATTGCGATTAGACGAGGAAAACAATGACAGATCAATTTGAAGACAAGGCAGTTATCGTCACTGGCGCGTCCTCGGGGCTCGGGCGTGCGATCGCGAAACGCTTCGGGGAAGCCGGCGCGAACGTCACGAACGCGGACATCCAGCCGGACCCCCAGACCGGGGGGACGCCGACCCACGAGGCTATCAACGAGGCCGACAACGACGGCGAGGCCAAGTACGTCGAGACCGACGTCTCCTCGAAGGAGGATGTCCAGGTCGCCGTCGACGCCACTGTCGAGGAATACGGCAGTCTCGACGTGATGGTTAACAATGCTGGCGTGACTAAGATCGCCCCCGCCGAGGAGATGGACTTAGACGACTGGCGGTGGGTCATCGACGTCAACCTCACGGGCGTGTTCATCGGCAGCCAGATCGCCGGCCAGCAGATGCTCGAACAGGAGGATGGCGGCTCGATCGTCAACATGGCGTCGATGATGGGCGAGATGGGGCTCCAGAAGCGCTCGCCGTACTGCGCGGCCAAGGGCGGGGTCATCAACCTCACGCGGACGCTCGCCGTCGAGTGGGCAGCCGACGATATCTACGTGAACGCCCTCGCCCCGGGCTACATCTACACTGACATCACGGAACAGACCCAGGACTCTGCCGATTACTCCAACGAGGACATCCGCCGACGGACGCCGGTCGGTCGCTACGGGACGCCCGAGGAGATGGCCGAGAACATCCTCTTCCTGGCCCGTGACGATCACTTCGTCACTGGCGAAGTTCTCCACGCTGACGGCGGCTGGAGTGCCGACGGCTGGGGCTACCGGGAGTAGCGGCCCGTTCGACCGCTTCGTACCGGACTGGCGTCGCCTCGACGATCGATTCGATTTCTGTGTTCTGCTTGTGATTGCGTGGGTACACGTTCCGAAACGTTGAATGGTGCTACCCGAGCACGAAGGGACGTTACTCTCCATGACTGACTCCGATATCATTCAGGACTCGACGGCACCGACGGAACGCCGGATCGACGCGATACTCGCGGAGATGACCCTCGAAGAGAAGGCCGCCCAGTTGAGCGGGATTCCCCCGAAGCAGATCGGCGTGATCCCCGAGAAAGAGATGCTCGACGAGGACGGTGAGATCGACGATGACGTGGTCGAGGAGTATCTCGGAAACGGGATCGGCCACCTGACCCAGATCGCCAGTCAGGGACTGCTCGATCCCGAAGACGCGGCCGAGATGATCAACACCTTCCAGGAGTATCTCGTCGAGGAGACGCGGCTGGGCATCCCCGCGATCGAACACGAGGAGTGTCTGACCGGCTACCGGGGTCCTGGCGGAACCATTTTCCCGCAGTCGATCGGGCTGGCGAGTACGTGGTCGCCGGCGCTCGTCGAATCGATCACGGACTCGATCCGCAAACGACTTGCGGCAGTCGGCGCGGTCCAGGCGCTCTCGCCGGTGCTCGACGTCTCCCGGGACATGCGGTGGGGCCGCGTCGAGGAGACGTACGGTGAGGACCCACAGCTCGTCGGTGCGTTGGGTGCCGCTTACGTCTCGGGGCTCCAGAACGACGGCGACGGGATCGACGCGACGCTGAAGCACTTCGCGGCCCACGGAAGCGGTGAAGGCGGCAAGAACCGCTCGTCGGTCCAGATCGGCGAGCGCGAATTGAGAGAGGTACATCTCTACCCCTTCGAGGTCGCGGTTCAGGAGGCCGACGCCAGGGCCGTGATGAACGCGTATCACGACATCGACGGCGTCCCGTGTGCGAGTTCCGAGTGGCTGCTGACGGATGTCCTTCGCGGCGAGTGGGGCTTCGATGGCCACGTCGTCGCGGACTACTTCAGCGTGGACTTGCTCAAGACCGAGCACGGGATCGCCGACACCCAGCGCGAGGCCGGCGTTGCCGCACTGGAGGCAGGCCTCGATATCGAACTCCCGGCGACCGACTGCTACGGCGAGAACCTCGTCGAGGCCGTCGAGGCGGGCGAGTTGAGCGAGGCGACGGTCGACACCGCTGTCCGTCGAGTGCTCCGGGCGAAGATCGAATCCGGCGTCTTCGACGACCCGTACGTCGACCCGGAGGCTGCGTCCGAGCCGTTCGACACCGACGAGGGGACCGAGCTCGCCGCCCGGGCCGCCCGCGAGTCGATGACGTTGCTCGAAAACGACGATCTCCTGCCGCTCTCGCCCGAGGAACTTGACTCGGTCGCGCTCGTCGGGCCGCAGGCCGACGACGGCCGGGGCCAGGTCGGCGATTACACCCACGCCGCCCGCTTCGACACCGAGGAAGACGGCGATTTCGAGAGTGTCACACCACGAGACGCCCTCGAAGCCAAAGGCGAGACGGCCGGCTTCGACGTCGAGTACGTCGAAGGAGCCACCACGACCGGCCCCTCGACCGAGGGGTTCGACGCGGCCGCCGATGCCGTCGAAAACGCCGACGTCGCCGTCGCGTGTGTCGGCGCACGCTCGGACATCGACTTCGCGGACCGTGAGAACCCCGCCGAACTGCCCGACGTCCCGACCAGCGGCGAGAACTGCGACGTCACGGACCTCGAACTGCCGGGCGTCCAGGCGGAACTGATCGACCGTCTCGCCGAGACCGAGACGCCACTTATCGTCGTCCAGGTGAGCGGCAAACCCCACGCGATCCCGGAGATCGCCGAGACTGTCCCGGCCCTGCTGCACGCCTGGCTACCGGGCCAGGAAGGCGGCACCGCCATCGCGGACGTACTCTTCGGCGAGTACAACCCGAGCGGGCATCTGCCGGTGTCGATCCCCAAATCAGTCGGGCAGCAACCGGTCTACTACAGCCGCAAGCCAAACTCGGCCAACGAGGAGCACGTCTACATGGACGGCGAACCGCTGTACTCCTTTGGCTACGGGCTCTCCTACACCGACTTCGAGTACGGCGATCTCGAACTCGAGGAGGGAACGGTCGCGCCGATGGGCAGCCTGTCGGCGAGCGTCACCATCACGAACGCCGGCGAGCGGGCAGGCGACGACGTCGTCCAGCTCTACCAGCACGCCGAGAACCCGAGCCAGGCCCGTCCCGTCCAGGAACTGCTCGGCTTCGAGCGTGTCCATCTCGAACCCGGCGAGTCAAAGCGGGTCACGTTCACCTTCGACGCGACGCAACTCGCCTACCACGACTTCGATATGAACCTCGCTGTCGAGGAAGGTCCCTACGAACTCCGCGTCGGGGAATCCGCAGCCGAGATCGTCGACACTGCTGATTTCGAAGTTACGGACACGAAGGTCGTCCCGCGGTCCGCTCGGACGTATCTTACGGAGACGAGCGTCGAGAGAGTAGAGTAAATCAGCCGCCCCGGTCGACGGAAGCTTCTCATTTTCGACTGCGGTGAGCAGCCAGATCGCCATCACTCACAGAGACACTCGAATCCCTGTGACGAACGACCGACGACGAAGGCGTGAATCTCGCTCGCGAGTGCGTACGTTTCGTCGGCTCGGTCCGCCGCTGCGAGCCCGTCCTGGTAGTAGGTTTTTTTCCCGATGGTCGCGCCAGAGATCCGCCAGATCCTCGGCTGTCGATTCGGCGACGATCCCGGCGGCCGCTGCCTCGCGGTACACACCCGGGTGTGTGCCCGGCAGATCGGTAGGCTGCAGTGTCCCCCGCTCCAGCAATCGAAACTCGATCGATCGCTCGATGGCCACGAAGGACGCCTCGATCACGAGCGTGAAGTAGCCATCACGACGAAGCGACTCGGCACCGGCGAGCAACCGGCACGCTTTACGTAGCTGCAGGAGTGCAGCGTCTTCGACGTCGAGACCCTCTTCGATTTCCCGTGGTGGCCGATCGAACGCGGCTTGCACGTCGTCGATGAGCTGTTCGATACGGGTGCTACTCATCGGCGAACACCGCCTTGCGGATGGACTGCAGCCGATCGTCACCGTAGACAGTGAGGCCCTCTTCGAAGATATCCTGCAGTTTTTCTCCGGCCCGTTGGGCACTCGCGGCTGATTCGACGTACGGCTCGAAGTCGAATCGATCGCCGTGGAAACGCTCCTCACGGAGGGCAGCGACAACATCAGTCACTAGTCTTCTCGCCGTCGTTCGATCGCCTTCGATGACGACGAACAGATCGATATCACTCTGTCTGTCGGCGGTCCCCCGGGCGACACTCCCAAAGACGACGATCCCCACCAGGTCTTCGATGGCGTCGGCCCCCTCGACCGCCTCCCGGACTCGCTGGACGAACGTTCGCACCGGGGCGTGGAACCCGGGCTGTTCGATGGCGAGGATCGGGTCGTTTTTCCGGAGTCGCTCCGGGTCGATGGCGACGTAGTTCCGCTGTGGCGTTTCCCTGATGCGAACGACGCCGATGCTGTCGAGGAGATCGACAGCCCGCCAGACGGTCGATCGGGCGGCCCCGGTCACGTCGACGAGTTCGGCGATCGTGAATTCCGTCTCGTGAGCGTCCGCCAGGAGACGGAGTATCTGGTCAGCCGCCTCGATGCGGAAGACGTCGACATCGCTCTCTGGACGGACATCGATGCAGGCTTTTATCCCTTGTTTTGTATTCTCGGACACTATCCGGATTTGTACAACGAGGTATAAATAAATAGCGGCTGTGAGGGGTCGAACCGGACATGAGGGCCAGTGAGGGGAAAAATACGACGGAGCACCAAGCGCTCTGGAGGTCCGCGGCCGAGATCGTCGACACTGCTGAGTTCAACGTTACGAACACGAAAGTCCTGCGTACTGTCCTATGGCGGGTTGCTCCCCGCGTTGAGAGGTTCGTATGCGTCGGTGTGGTAGGCCACACGCCAGAGTTTGAGGACGGCACGGGTGAGGAGTGCCTCCGAAGACTGTGTGATGCAGGAGTCCTGGACCTCGTCAGGATCGGAACTCGCATCCGGCGGTGGGTGATGGTGTTCGAGTCCATTGACCCGTTTATATTCACTCCCGTGGGGATGGCTCCCCCAGCGGACGTTCACCCCGTCCGTGTCCGTATAGTGGAACGCGTAGTCTCCCCGTGTCGTCCATCGGATATCGATCCGTGCGCTGTCTGCCTCACCGAGTCCGTCGTCGAGAGTGACTTCGACACGTGACGGATCGAGATAGTCGTCGAGTCGGGCTGTCGCGAGCGGTTCCATCTCCTCGACGATATCCCGAATGGTGAGTAGTGCCGGGCGATCTATTGCTCCTCGAAGGCTATGCTGTTCCGGCTGATCGGTCGGCCCCGTCATGTCTCAGGCGGGAATGCTCTCGTCAGTCGAGCGATCGTCCTCGCCGACGAACTGCTCGGCGGTCCCGATCGAGAGGGCAGCGTTCGCGAACGCGAGGTTTCGACGGAGCGTCTTCCAGTCACGGACCGTTTCCGGATCGATCTCCTGCCCGGCGGAACCAGACTCGGACAGCGTTTGATTCGTCCGCTCGACGGCGAGTTCTTCCGGGGAATCGACGCCGTACTCGGTGCGGTACTCGTTGAGTCGCTCACGCATCTCGGTGACCCGCGTGACGAGTTCGTCAGTCGAGACGTGCTCGAGGATGTCCGCGGCCTGTTCGACGACGAGTGATTCCGGGGACCGGCAATACAGCGTGCCGCCATGCTCGCCTGGCGACGTCTCGACGAACCCCTCCTCGGCGAGCGTCTCGAGGTGTTTTCGCGCCGTCTTCGGGGTCGTTAGCGCGTCTTCGGCGACTGCATCGGCCGAGACCGGGGAGTACGCGTGGGCGACGACGTGCCGGATGCGTTCGTAGGGAGTCGTCTCGGCCTCCCATTCGTCTTCGACCACCTCGTTGACATCCGCGAACTCTTCCGGTTGACTTTGATCGTTCATGTGGACAGCTACTGGTTGGAGTAACATAGTCCTTCGGTACGGTTCTATACTCCCTTCACTCTTCGTTCCGGCATTCCTTCCTTCGAGATCTCTGTCGCTGGCCAGTCAGCAGTCGTAGGTTCGCGTCCCCTTTTTGACAGGGATTGACGTTGTGCTGTTGGCCACCGTCGAATTACCCGACAGCACGCTGATTTCAACCCCTGCCGTCTCGTTCACGGCGAGGGTTTCGTCGTCGTCCAGGATCCAGAAGACGTCCGCCGTCACGGATCCCGTTCGCGCCAGCGTCTGCGTGGTCCGTTCGGCCGTGTGATCGAGACTCACTGCGAGTGTCAGTTGTGCGGTCTCGGCGTCGACTCGCGTTCTCTCGGCCGGGATCCGGACGGACACGTCACCGAGGACACTGATACTGTCGCCCGGTGTTCCGTATCCCATACACGTCTGCACCGAGTCATTTTCCACGTCCGGGAATGTCACCTCGTCGTTCAATCGGACGGTGAGGTCGGTTGACTCGATGGTGACGTTCTCGGCCGTAGCTTCGTCAGTCACGCCGCCGAACAGCACGAGCGTCCCGACGCTGAATGCAGTCAGGACCACGAAGACAGCGATCGTACCGCGACTCGGGGGCCAATCGAGCAGCCACGGGAGCGAATTCATGCGGGATTCGAATCATCGCGGACGGACGGCATAAATCGTGGCGACCTGCGCGTGGATCGTCGTGTCTTCGATCGGCGGTGTCGCTCGAAAACGAAGCGAACAGTTTAGGCGTCGTAGGCGTCGGCTTCGGCCAGTACGTCCGAGCCGTCCAGATCCCAGTCCTGGAGGTACTCCTCCTCGGCGGCGACGAGTTCGGCGAACATCTCTCGGGCTTCCTCGGTCTGGAGCGTCCGGACCTGCTGGTCGAGCAGGAAGCCGGCGAAGGCTGCATCGACGTCGCCGGTGCGAGAGGCCTCGATGATCGTCTCGATAGTGTCGACGTGGCCGTTGATCATCGACCGGACCGGGCGGGGGAACCCGCCGGCGGTGGTCGGCTTGATCTCGCCCTCGCGGATCACGGCGTTGGTCTCGACGACGGCTCCGTCCTCGATGTCAGTGACCTGGCCCTCGTTGGGCATGTTGACGTTCGCGACCATCGTGTCCTCGCCGCCGAGTGCCGCGACCATGTCGTCGAAAATCTCGTTCGAGTGGAACAGTTCGAACTCCCGATCGCCGTCCATCCAGGCCTCGACGTTGGTGGTCTGGTTGGACTCGGCAGGGTTCCAGTGTTTGGCGCGGTAGTCGCTGGTGGTCCGCTTGACGCCCCAGCGGTTGAGTCCCTCCTTGCCGCCGACGAGGAACGACGTCGCGTACTCGACGAGGTGGCGGTCGCCCGCCGCCGGGAAGACGCCAAAGCGGCGGAACAGTTCCCAGGTCGCCTGCTGTTTGTCGGTGAACGGCGAGTCGTCTTCGAGATCTTCGGGCGTGAACTCGCGGTTCGCGCGGTCAGTATCGACCAGGTCTTCGAGCAGGGGCCAGAGGTCCCGGCCCTTGTACCGTGCTTCGTCGATCCACGTGAAGTGGTTGATGCCCTTGACGTTGACCGAGATGTCCGACCGCTCGGCCTCCTCGCCGAGTTCTTCCTCGACGATCTTCGCCAGATGATGGCGCGTCCACAGAACCTCGTGACAGAAGCCGACGGCGTTGATGTCGGGGTACTCGTCGTACAGCGCCCGCGTGACGAAGTGGACGGGGTTGGTGAAGTTGAACACCCAGGCGTCGGGACACTGCTCGCGGATCGAGGCGGCGAACTCACGATACACTGGGATGGTCCGCATCGCCCGGAAGATCCCGCCCGGGCCGATCGTGGCGGCGACTGCGCCGTAGATACCGTGGTCCT is from Halorhabdus sp. BNX81 and encodes:
- the uxaC gene encoding glucuronate isomerase, whose amino-acid sequence is MAFLDDDYLLETDAALDLYDHIADRPIVDPHNHIDLDDILANDTWDDIWAVEGATDHYIWQLMRKRGVPEAKITGDATNREKWNALAETLPMMAGNPTYEWLHLDLKRRFGIDKEVTPETADEIWEETKAQLQTDDMRPQAVLREMDVEIICSTDDPTSRLQAHERFAEEVEDVELHPTFRPDRGMKIDNAEWSTFVEELDAVTESDVSTFDGFLSAFEEQHHYFREHGCKACDIGTGTNPHSKPVSEERAAEIYDAARRGENLDPAAVEDFWAFMLEFIGELNAEAGWVTQLHVGAVRNYRESLFDEVGINAGGDVATQDVDIVEDIDYFLDAFDGEMEIVLYTLDPTHYPSATVVARAYPNLSIGPAWWFHDSPMGIEEQLEEVASIDLLANHAGMVSDSRKVVSYDSRFEVFRRSLANVVGRMVDRGQLSMERGKDLVDHLAYDRPKELYGF
- a CDS encoding mannonate dehydratase translates to MDTALMLPPHPDERWTFAKQLGVDTAVVRFWGVEGEWWDYDTLMQTKSRFEDHGFSLDVVEDRPPMEKTVLGKEGRDEEIEAVKQLLRNMGRLDIDVYSWVWTELPLGVIRTSDSLPGRGGSKRIGYDHKWMEQAEDHPEAGITEEELWDNLEYFLNEVVPVAEEAGVKMALHPDDPPLSPVRGVPRIVTSLEDYERILDLYDSPNHGVNFCQGNFGAMEVDTEEAIEALAEKIHFVHFRDVEGTPDSFAETWHDDGPTDMLSTMQTYADVGFDGPIRPDHVPRMVGEEDREETMAGYTDMGRLFAVGYMKGLLEAVEE
- a CDS encoding SDR family NAD(P)-dependent oxidoreductase; the protein is MTDQFEDKAVIVTGASSGLGRAIAKRFGEAGANVTNADIQPDPQTGGTPTHEAINEADNDGEAKYVETDVSSKEDVQVAVDATVEEYGSLDVMVNNAGVTKIAPAEEMDLDDWRWVIDVNLTGVFIGSQIAGQQMLEQEDGGSIVNMASMMGEMGLQKRSPYCAAKGGVINLTRTLAVEWAADDIYVNALAPGYIYTDITEQTQDSADYSNEDIRRRTPVGRYGTPEEMAENILFLARDDHFVTGEVLHADGGWSADGWGYRE
- a CDS encoding glycoside hydrolase family 3 N-terminal domain-containing protein; this encodes MTDSDIIQDSTAPTERRIDAILAEMTLEEKAAQLSGIPPKQIGVIPEKEMLDEDGEIDDDVVEEYLGNGIGHLTQIASQGLLDPEDAAEMINTFQEYLVEETRLGIPAIEHEECLTGYRGPGGTIFPQSIGLASTWSPALVESITDSIRKRLAAVGAVQALSPVLDVSRDMRWGRVEETYGEDPQLVGALGAAYVSGLQNDGDGIDATLKHFAAHGSGEGGKNRSSVQIGERELREVHLYPFEVAVQEADARAVMNAYHDIDGVPCASSEWLLTDVLRGEWGFDGHVVADYFSVDLLKTEHGIADTQREAGVAALEAGLDIELPATDCYGENLVEAVEAGELSEATVDTAVRRVLRAKIESGVFDDPYVDPEAASEPFDTDEGTELAARAARESMTLLENDDLLPLSPEELDSVALVGPQADDGRGQVGDYTHAARFDTEEDGDFESVTPRDALEAKGETAGFDVEYVEGATTTGPSTEGFDAAADAVENADVAVACVGARSDIDFADRENPAELPDVPTSGENCDVTDLELPGVQAELIDRLAETETPLIVVQVSGKPHAIPEIAETVPALLHAWLPGQEGGTAIADVLFGEYNPSGHLPVSIPKSVGQQPVYYSRKPNSANEEHVYMDGEPLYSFGYGLSYTDFEYGDLELEEGTVAPMGSLSASVTITNAGERAGDDVVQLYQHAENPSQARPVQELLGFERVHLEPGESKRVTFTFDATQLAYHDFDMNLAVEEGPYELRVGESAAEIVDTADFEVTDTKVVPRSARTYLTETSVERVE
- a CDS encoding nucleotidyltransferase domain-containing protein, whose product is MSENTKQGIKACIDVRPESDVDVFRIEAADQILRLLADAHETEFTIAELVDVTGAARSTVWRAVDLLDSIGVVRIRETPQRNYVAIDPERLRKNDPILAIEQPGFHAPVRTFVQRVREAVEGADAIEDLVGIVVFGSVARGTADRQSDIDLFVVIEGDRTTARRLVTDVVAALREERFHGDRFDFEPYVESAASAQRAGEKLQDIFEEGLTVYGDDRLQSIRKAVFADE
- a CDS encoding Rrf2 family transcriptional regulator, coding for MNDQSQPEEFADVNEVVEDEWEAETTPYERIRHVVAHAYSPVSADAVAEDALTTPKTARKHLETLAEEGFVETSPGEHGGTLYCRSPESLVVEQAADILEHVSTDELVTRVTEMRERLNEYRTEYGVDSPEELAVERTNQTLSESGSAGQEIDPETVRDWKTLRRNLAFANAALSIGTAEQFVGEDDRSTDESIPA
- a CDS encoding glycoside hydrolase family 4, which produces MTESVHGVQAKGIDTDDVTIAYIGGGSREWAPKFFRDLALSDLSGEVRLHDIDHESAELNAEFGNWVQDRDEVEAEWEYEAVADRDEALAGADAVVLSTQYNPAETFVHDLDIPKDHGIYGAVAATIGPGGIFRAMRTIPVYREFAASIREQCPDAWVFNFTNPVHFVTRALYDEYPDINAVGFCHEVLWTRHHLAKIVEEELGEEAERSDISVNVKGINHFTWIDEARYKGRDLWPLLEDLVDTDRANREFTPEDLEDDSPFTDKQQATWELFRRFGVFPAAGDRHLVEYATSFLVGGKEGLNRWGVKRTTSDYRAKHWNPAESNQTTNVEAWMDGDREFELFHSNEIFDDMVAALGGEDTMVANVNMPNEGQVTDIEDGAVVETNAVIREGEIKPTTAGGFPRPVRSMINGHVDTIETIIEASRTGDVDAAFAGFLLDQQVRTLQTEEAREMFAELVAAEEEYLQDWDLDGSDVLAEADAYDA